One Gammaproteobacteria bacterium genomic window carries:
- a CDS encoding alpha/beta fold hydrolase: MQPAPVSQSVDAGQKDQKDNILAAFEAIPEPVNEEARQRDALLHAALARLTQGISPHAAMLAWLDWFTHLGTSPGKQMELLQKAVRKLTRLALYVGSAAGHCPNCIEPLPQDRRFDHPDWRNWPFNVIYQSFLLTQQWWWNATTEVRGVTRHHEYMVAFMARQWLDMFSPSNFLFTNPQVLHETVRTGGMNLVRGGQNLWEDMLRLAANRPPVGSEAFKVGKNIAVTPGKVIYRNRLIELIQYEPQTATVHPEPVLLVPSWIMKYYILDLSPSNSLVRHLVDNGHTVFMISWRNPVAEDRDLGLENYLVQGIHAAIDAVAKVMPGRRIHATGYCLGGTMLATSAAVLARENDRRLASLSLLASELDFSEPGELGLFIDESQISFLDDIMWTRGYLDGKEMSGAFALLNSKDLVWSKMTHNYLMGAREPLSDLMAWNADATRLPYRMHNEYLRKLYLSNELAEGRYEVDGRPVALTDIRLPLFVVATERDHVSPWRSVFKVHLLTDTEVTFALTTGGHNVGIVNPPGVNAAGRGHRIATHAPRDKYTDPDLWFERAQWREGSWWPSWLSWLKRLSSAPVAPPAMGAPEADLPPLYDAPGRFVLAP, translated from the coding sequence ATGCAGCCGGCGCCCGTATCGCAAAGCGTCGATGCGGGACAGAAAGATCAGAAAGACAATATCTTAGCCGCCTTCGAGGCGATTCCGGAACCCGTCAATGAAGAGGCGCGGCAGCGCGACGCGCTGTTGCATGCCGCGCTGGCGCGTTTGACGCAGGGCATTTCACCTCATGCCGCGATGCTGGCATGGCTGGACTGGTTCACGCATTTAGGCACGTCGCCCGGCAAGCAAATGGAACTGCTGCAGAAGGCCGTTCGCAAGCTCACGCGCCTGGCCTTGTACGTGGGTTCCGCCGCCGGTCATTGTCCGAACTGCATCGAGCCATTGCCGCAGGATCGGCGCTTCGATCATCCCGATTGGCGGAACTGGCCCTTCAACGTGATTTACCAGTCGTTCCTGCTCACCCAGCAGTGGTGGTGGAACGCCACCACGGAGGTGCGCGGGGTGACCCGGCATCATGAATACATGGTCGCCTTCATGGCGCGCCAGTGGCTGGACATGTTTTCCCCGTCCAACTTCCTGTTCACGAACCCGCAGGTTCTGCACGAGACCGTCCGTACCGGCGGCATGAACCTGGTCCGCGGCGGACAGAATCTGTGGGAGGACATGCTGCGGCTGGCCGCCAACCGGCCGCCCGTCGGGTCCGAGGCGTTCAAGGTCGGCAAAAATATCGCCGTCACGCCCGGCAAGGTCATCTACCGCAACCGCTTGATCGAACTGATTCAGTACGAGCCGCAGACGGCGACCGTCCATCCGGAGCCCGTGCTCCTCGTGCCGTCCTGGATCATGAAGTACTACATACTCGATCTCTCGCCGTCCAATTCACTGGTCCGCCACCTCGTGGACAACGGCCATACGGTGTTCATGATTTCCTGGAGAAACCCGGTCGCCGAGGATCGCGACCTCGGCCTGGAGAACTACCTCGTACAAGGCATCCATGCCGCCATCGACGCAGTCGCCAAGGTGATGCCCGGGCGGCGGATCCACGCGACGGGTTATTGCCTGGGCGGCACCATGCTGGCCACCTCCGCGGCGGTGCTGGCGCGTGAAAACGATCGCCGGCTGGCCAGCCTCTCGCTGCTCGCCTCGGAGCTCGATTTCTCCGAACCCGGCGAACTCGGACTGTTCATCGACGAAAGCCAGATTTCCTTTCTCGATGACATCATGTGGACGCGCGGCTATCTCGACGGCAAGGAGATGAGCGGGGCGTTCGCCCTGCTCAATTCCAAGGACCTGGTGTGGTCAAAAATGACCCACAACTACCTGATGGGCGCCCGTGAGCCGCTGTCCGATCTGATGGCGTGGAACGCCGATGCGACGCGCCTGCCCTACCGCATGCACAATGAATATCTGCGCAAGCTCTATCTAAGCAATGAACTCGCCGAGGGACGCTACGAGGTTGACGGCCGGCCGGTGGCGCTGACCGACATCCGCCTGCCGCTGTTCGTGGTGGCCACCGAACGCGACCACGTATCGCCATGGCGTTCCGTGTTCAAGGTGCACCTGCTGACCGACACCGAGGTGACGTTCGCGCTGACCACCGGCGGCCATAACGTGGGCATCGTCAACCCGCCGGGCGTGAATGCCGCCGGACGCGGCCATCGCATCGCGACCCATGCACCCCGGGATAAATACACCGATCCCGATCTGTGGTTCGAGCGGGCCCAGTGGCGCGAGGGTTCGTGGTGGCCATCGTGGCTGTCATGGCTCAAAAGACTTTCCAGCGCACCGGTGGCGCCGCCGGCAATGGGCGCGCCCGAGGCCGATCTGCCGCCGCTCTACGACGCCCCGGGTCGTTTCGTCCTCGCGCCGTGA